The region tttggttaatcggttaacgcaaaacagaatacacttcctggcagatttcaacagtgttaaccggttaacgcttttggttaatcggttaacgcaaaacagaacacAATTCCTAACAggttttcaacagtgttaaccggttaacgcaaaatAGAATGCAATTCCTGcgttaacataaaacagaatgcagaattttcagcgtttttcatcgttggaggacttttggacctccgatttcgattccgtaaaaagccaaacgttcagaaaattataactcatacaatactctaagtatataacgttaatttacagttttaacacaatcaaatcaccacaaatcaagaatactcatcaaaacctaacaatttcaaacaaccatacaaaattagggattttaacctaaacatacttctacccattgactcaatcatactaacccataataataaggattccccccttacctcttcaattttctggaaaccttagcttctctcttgttcttcccctcttctccttacttttcctcttttctttctctattgtcgtcaaatgattaaatgaatcatacttctcactctcctacctcttatttatagtattatatttgggcttaaagagtgatacctctaatttaattaataggctcaataagacctaatatttaaatatctctaattagttcaattaaattaaactaacaccatatacccaccaagttaattaatataattaattatttaattatatctcatatcaactaaataattaattaacacatcaaattaattaatataattgattattatactacctaacaaccaattaattaattaacactccaaataaataaaataaaatataataataataatataaaaaataattactaaaattgggttgttacacaTACTCTACTGCCTCCACAAAGGGCTCAAGCTAAATCTGCCAACGCTGCTGTTCAAATACCTAAGAGACTTTGTAAGAGACACTAGGAACAACATGAAGCCCAAAACCTACATCCCTTTGTGAAGACTAATCTTTGACGTTCTGATCGAGATCGGACTGGTGGATCACCTGATTCATCACAATCTGATGGAGGATGTCACCGTTGACACTAGAAGGCCTTTGAACGCTCGCAATTTGAAGAGCATGGGGGTGATTGAGAAAATTAGGGTGAAACCCTCGttggacacctcctgggaagcactcaaATATCATAGGAAGATTCCCAATAGCCTCTACCTCTTCTCCAAAATTGATCCTCCAGAGGTTGTGGCACACTATCTGCAGGATCTGGCCAGCCAAGGAGTGGACATCTCATATTTCTCTATGGATTGGTTGCCTGAGCATCCACCAAACTTTATGAAGAGACAACGAGAACCCTCTAAGAAGTATAAGAAGGCCAATAAAGAAAATCTGGGGGAACCCTCTATATCAAGACCTCTGGTCCCTCTGATCGAATCTCCAAGTAAGTCTCTGCCTCCTCACTCTCGCTCTGTAAATTTAAAGCAAATTGCTTCTTCTCTTCCACAAACCACACCCATCTACACACAATCTGAACCCCCACCCTctaccaccaaaccctctgatACTCCCATCTCAAACCCACCATCACCTTCGTTTCAAAAATTTAACATCTCCACCATAACCTTACTAGTTTCTGAAGTTGAAATGCTTAACGAACCTATTTCAGCAATCTCTTCAACACCTTCATCTCCACCCTACTACATCCTCTCATCTGACTCAGAACCCTTTGACCCCCAATCTCCCATCCTTGCTCAGCTTCAGGCTCATGCCCTTGCCACACAACAACAACCTGAACCAGAAGCCAACATTCGTTCACCATTTGAACAACAATTAACACCACCATCTGAACGACCATCAACACCACCATCTGAACAACAACCACCAACACCACCACCTGCACAACCACCAACACCACCACTTGAACAACCAACAACAACACCTTCTGAAACTCTCGTCGTCCCACCCTCTGAAAACATTATTATCCCTACCTCTGAACCTCCCGCTGACACTACCCACACACCACCAGCATCTTCATCCCCCACTCCTGAACCAGAACCTACCGTCCCCACCCTAGAAGAGGCAATTTCTTTATTTGCTGAGTCTTCAGTGGAGAAAATCATATCTCTATCTGAGAACTCTGGTATCAGTGGTAATCCCTCTTCAGCGAAGATTCACTAGAACAGAGTGATCAGATGAATGACCTCTGAGGCTttcaaactgaaaggcctctctgaacaagttCACAATGACTTTATCAGAGATGCTGGAGAAAGGCTGCAGGCACGAATGGTCAGAGAGGCAGAGGAAAAGGCCATAAGAGAAGCAGAGGAGAAGGCTCGTCTGGAAGAAGAGCAAAGGGTtagagaagctgcagagaaggtTGCTGTTGCTGCTGAAGCAAAAGCAAAAGCTGACACTGAAGAGGCAGCACACATAGATGCAGAAGAAGCTGCAAAGGCTAGCAATGATGCTATGGCTCAGGGGGAGCAATCAAACTCTGATTTCTCTCCTCTAGTCCTGAAGACTCTGGAAGAGCTGCAGAAGGAGCAACAGATAGTGCGAGTAAGAATGGATCGCCAGGACTCCGTCAACAATAATATTCAAAACCTGCTGACTCAGCTtctccaaaggatgcctccgcctccaaacccttaggcacttaggcttCTCTTATTGCTTTCCTTATGTTTTCTACTATGTATTTTGTGTTCTCTATTTTGAATTGCTGCTACTTGTACCTGTCTTTTTCATATATGAACTTTTTCTTTTGCCTACTCTTTTATGCTaagtctttttgagtctgacaaaaagggggagaatataaacagctctgatgaaaatatatCTAATCCTCTTGTTGCACTGTGCACATTAAATCTCTTATAATAACTATAAGTTATGCAGGATAACAACTAAGGTAAAAACTAGTTGCCACACAAGGAAAatctggtaagaacttctgaaaAACCCTTATGATCTATCTTAGGGGGAGTCATCTCTCCTCTGACTCTGAGATATTGCTTTCTATTCTTGATGAtagtatcattgtttcatcatcactctaaaatttttgtcatcatcaaaaaagggggagattgtaagaacaaattcagtatctacaattcatctctaagattttgatgataacaaaggatgaaactaaatggtaccctaacaaaatttatctaagtgtgcaggactctaataAAAAAGAAGTCAGATAGACATACATCAGATACAGATACAAGTTCAAAATGACCACTTATAAGGTACTCAAGTAGAAGCTCTAACTCTGAATAAAGGAAGTGTACAAAGCGTAACAAACAAAGAGATATCAGACACTCTGAAGCGGAAGAGTGCACTCTAGGATCTGAAGCTTTTACACTCTGACGTAATCAACCAGGAAGACATCAAGAACCTCTTAAGACAGTCATCTGTAAGCAACTATCTAAAGATGTACTTGCTGAACAGAAACTCTGATATCTGAACATTCTGATTCAGAAACGATCTCTAAAGACTTATCTATGAAGACTTCCACTTATGGCAAGAATCTAATTTTGGAAGAAAGTTATAGCGCCCCAAACTACTTTGGAAAGAAAAcagagattaatgacattaatcatccatTATTGCCAAAGATCCTTTCATTCAACGGTCTCCTTATCAACTCCTATATATATGATGGATCACTTCACTAAGTGGATAACGAAACACACAAGAATATTGAAACTAATCTCATATCTCTTACGCATTATTCTTTCCAACGAGTTGCTGCTCTAAAGTGTGAACATTTCTTTCGTTCTTATATTATGTAATTTCTacttacctagaagcactaagcacTAATGTAATCTGACTTAATTACTTATTTTTCttcaagtgacttgtgaagtctgtaaacttgagagtgctaagagatctttatcctcttagacgataaattgttgtaatctttcaagattagtggattaggtccttattgaaggcgaaatcaccttggtcgggtggactggagtagctttgaaattcaggcgaaccaggataaaaattATGTGTTGATATCTTTTATTTTTGCGTgtgttttattttcaaaaaaatttattATCAGTTAAAACAATccaaacccccctttcttgtttttctcatCCTTCAGTATGCAGACACAATGAAAGAAAATGGTGTTAGTCCTGAAGCAATTAGAATACgtcttttccctttttccttaagagatagagctagagcttggTTCCAGTCTCTACCTTAGAACTCTGTAAACACATGGGACGATTTGAAGAAAGTCTTCTTAGCCTAATATTTCCTACCAAGCAAGACGGCTATGTTATGAGCTCAAATCAACGAATTTAAGAAAAGAGACAACGAATCTCTTTTCGAAGCTTGGaaaagatacaaggacatgatgaaACCTTTTGCCACACCATGGACTTGAGCAATGGTTGATTATCCATACTTTCTATAATGTTCGGTTGTACAACACTAAGTTGAATTTAAGTTTTGCAGTTGGCGGTGCTCTAATGGACAAACCAAATGATGAAGCTTATGAACTCATAGAGAACATGGCTCAAAATTtccaatggggaggtgaaagtGTTGTTGTAGAAAAACCAACTCCGAAAGGAGGAATGTACGAAGTTAATGGAATAGACCGTGTCAATGCTAAAGTGGATGCACTTACTCAAAATATTGAAAGCTTATCCATAACACTAATAGCTACCGCTGTTGCTGTAACACCAAATTGTGAATTGTTTGGAACCCCTAGGCAAACTAATGCTAATTGTCAGTTATTGGCTGGTATTCCTCCTGAccaagtaaactatgctcaaggaaacctATATTCCAACACTTACAATCCTGGCTGGAGAAATCATCCAAACTTTTCTTATAAAAACAATAATGCTTTGTTTCCTCCAAACCAGCACCTGCTATTCCAACTGGTTATTAGAAAGGAGCCCTTGTTGCTCCACAAGCACCTAGAAAGTCAAATATAgagatcatgatggaaaactttatgAATGCTCAAGCTTAACAAAATAAAGATTTTGCAAATCAAAATGCTCATGCGAGTGAACTGATGAAACAATTGTCAAGTAAATTTGATGTTATGGCTACCCATAATAAAATGTTAGAAACCAAAATTTCCcaagtagcccaacaacaagcAACAATAGCAGCCCCAGTTGGAACATTTCCTGGTCAACCACAACCTAACCTAAAAGGTCATGCTAAttttaagaccccaattttgaccctaagatccctcatggcatcataacattgcatttgcattgcctcaaggatcatttggcatcttggttccctttgcctttaggtgggatcccttgtgagtggtttgagatcaccaagcatgtttgaattgtatatcattgcttttctcattttttttactaaccaaaagcacaaaaatatgtcactaacatcttttgtttgtagcttgagaaatcacaaggtcaagagcttcaaggagatcctttgtgcagagatatggccaagaggagatgaaagcaagcatggtaatggttcccaaagctctcatccatcaaatattcctccctaacatttcaactcatcattttgatcaaagcaagtcaaagggtttgaggttggttcccaaagaaaccctaattcatctaatcatccacaatgccttgttcttgaagcaacctcagcccatggtcaaatacaatcaagggaatttctttaactcatcatttcatgcatatttgaacttatttgagtgtcctcaatcatcaattcatcaaaatatgagtcatggacttgagaagttgatcagtcaattcatctgactattttgaaatgcactgagacctacatttttatgtgttggtcaaatggagatgatcccaaacGAAAAgatgttattaaggacaatatgaaaaactttcatgttcatcaaaaattgatttgaagcttggaaggtcatctcccattccaagacattataggtcattttgactgaaaccctaattttgggtcaacttccgAAGGACATAGatcattcattttttatgattttgaggtgggatcaaatgcattagaaagattaagatgtctacttaaaatgttatgttgaacaaaatttcaaaatatcaaaggaaatacatgtgataatgcaagacattataggtcactttggaccaaatgcattgaaaggcaaaaaagtccaacttcaagtgcccataactctttcataaaaaatcaaaatgatgcaaaatttcAGTCCATTTCGATTGTCTTgaagagatatacaactttggtgttggaggttttttcatttgggTCTTGTATCATCAAAACcgaagggcttgaacattggccaaatttagaaagtttgccttttcatgttttgcaccttgcactttaaactcaaatttcatcaatttccacatttcaaatggatttttgctcaacataacaattgttccttacatcaaaacctttccaaccattactcacatgctcatgtttggatttggcaaatggcattttcgaagaggagaagtttttagttcaattatgcataacacttcaaaattccatgcacaagcaattaccattcagattacacgtccatttcactttggtatgatttcagattgcatttggcattgattttaggccttttgcatgatcatgcaagcccatgcaatgaatatccaaatttcatgcacacggctttgatcacactcaccttgccattccctctataaataagagctctactccattcaaaaatcatccatgaatcaacctgaaatgctgcagaactaaaaacctaacctctcaccaaagaagctatttcacttttccTCAAATTTTTCAaatctaaaattcaactacatctggttgaatctttggatctaaagcttctagaccttcatcctttagtccattgcacttctgttttgccaaaggaagcaaagaagcaagctcaaatctccagaatccaaggttgttcttcaactggttttttcttcgaaactcatcatctattgatctatttgcttggattttgtgttggctgaagtcctctcaatagaggcatcattactatgcatttaatttttgaaatccatcaagttctcatgaacatcacagaatttccatctctgatttctctcaatatagagatctagagtggaattgagtgatacagggatgatgtacatcatcccagctttccaacggtgtatagatcgtgtattttggttaagcttttgaaacctgcaacGGTGTATAGGTCTGGAAAATGCATCTAATCCTGGCCTTCGCTTGTTATGACTCATTTTAATTCATGGTGTTACGCGTGGACTTTAGTCTATGGTGGAAGCGCGTTTCTGGAGCGTATcatctgccagctcaattaatgagctcagatctaacgctcctt is a window of Lathyrus oleraceus cultivar Zhongwan6 chromosome 6, CAAS_Psat_ZW6_1.0, whole genome shotgun sequence DNA encoding:
- the LOC127094943 gene encoding extensin-like, encoding MEDVTVDTRRPLNARNLKSMGVIEKIRVKPSLDTSWEALKYHRKIPNSLYLFSKIDPPEVVAHYLQDLASQGVDISYFSMDWLPEHPPNFMKRQREPSKKYKKANKENLGEPSISRPLVPLIESPSKSLPPHSRSVNLKQIASSLPQTTPIYTQSEPPPSTTKPSDTPISNPPSPSFQKFNISTITLLVSEVEMLNEPISAISSTPSSPPYYILSSDSEPFDPQSPILAQLQAHALATQQQPEPEANIRSPFEQQLTPPSERPSTPPSEQQPPTPPPAQPPTPPLEQPTTTPSETLVVPPSENIIIPTSEPPADTTHTPPASSSPTPEPEPTVPTLEEAISLFAESSVEKIISLSENSGISGNPSSAKIH
- the LOC127094944 gene encoding eukaryotic translation initiation factor 4 gamma-like is translated as MTSEAFKLKGLSEQVHNDFIRDAGERLQARMVREAEEKAIREAEEKARLEEEQRVREAAEKVAVAAEAKAKADTEEAAHIDAEEAAKASNDAMAQGEQSNSDFSPLVLKTLEELQKEQQIVRVRMDRQDSVNNNIQNLLTQLLQRMPPPPNP